The Gorilla gorilla gorilla isolate KB3781 chromosome 11, NHGRI_mGorGor1-v2.1_pri, whole genome shotgun sequence genome contains the following window.
TTTAGTAACCCTAACCTCTGTTCCATCAGAGTTGCCACTCTCTGACTCTCCTGGGGCTCAACTCCCATGGTAATGCTGGGAGATACCCCCAGGTAGAATCCCACAATGACCATCTGTGGGATTTAACATcttgtgtttttcttctctcaGGGATCACAATCCAGTGTTGCTTGTTGCTCTATGCCTGAAAATAATGGCAACATATATTTTGTCTGGTTTTAAAACTGGTTTTGGCAAATGCACAAATCTGGCACTACTTTGTTagggtaagaaaaaaacaaaaggtcttaaaaaacagaatattctGATGGTTCCACTGATGGTTCCACTCACAGCCTTTTATTTATCTGACACTCATTGAGTTCtctaagtaatttttttcagGTTAACTGTGTCCAATTCCCTTAACCATCCCTCACAGTAAAAAATAGACACTATGAAAAATCATAACATGCTGATGATTAACAACCAAGACAGTCCCCATCTTCAGTTCAGGCTAGTAAACAAGACAGACACCACACATAacttgtttcccttttaaaattaacATCTCTGAAGTATGCAGCGTGAAGCAGGGCATACAGGGGCATACGGAACTAAAGGTAATTAAAAGCAGAAGACTGCCTTTCCTTTCTTACCCTCATATCACTCTTATTAGGGGTAGGAACAGATGTAGTATTATGAGAAACTGGGTAGAATTTATAGAATAATATATGGTGGTAGACCTGGCAAACATCACCTCCTCTGGACATCTTTAATtacaaactattaaaaaatgaattagatgCACGCAAGCTTTTGCCTTAAGATCAGtggtttcaggccaggcacagtggctcatgccagtaatccaagcactttgggaggctgaggtgggcagatcacttgaccccgggagttcaagaccagcctgggcaaaatggcaaaaccctgtctctacaaaaacttagctaggcgtggtggcttgtgcctgcaggccagctactcagtaggctgaggtggaaggatcacttgaacccaggaggtccaggctacagtgagccatgattgcatcctttactccagcctgagttAACAGagttaagaccctgtctcaaaaaaaaaaaaaaaaaagtgttttcagaaACAGATTTTATGAATTTTTGGAGCTATGTTTAGTCCCAAAACTAAGATACAATCAGGGACCATTAATCTCATTCATAGAGATTACCTGTGCTTCTTACACTTAGTCCTCTTTAAAATGAAGCTGTCTTGTATTGTTTTAGTTATCCTTAAGTCCTTTAAGAGAAGTTCATTCTGTGATAACACACACTTGGGAGGCTTAGAAGGCACATCACAAGCATTGTCATCTATTTATTGACCAAACATCAAACAAGGGTAGGAATGAGACATTTAGGAGGAAAAACCTTTAACCTTAATCTGAGCTTCTGTACAATTTCACAGGGAACAGTCAATAGGTGGCTTTGCTATATGTAACCTATATTGTTTAGAAGTGGCACTAGAGTAAAGCAAACATTGTTTACTACTCTTTGAGTTGTAAATATGTGACCAGGGGATAAACCCAGACTCTAACAGTAGTCCAAGATCTGTAGGTTCATGAGGTTTGGGGAGGAACAAATTTTGATGTGCTTGTTTTGCTTGACAGTATAGATCAGGactcagcaaacattttttgtaaagggtcagatagtacatattttaagctttgtgggCCACATGGTCTGTCACAGTTATTCAGTTCTGCTGTTGTAGTATGAATGCAGCCATGGACACATGTAAACACATGAGCATGGCTGTACAAAAATAGGTAGCTGGAATTTGGCCCAATGGTTTGCTAACCCTTGGTATAGATAAATCTAAGCTAGCaaaaattgaattgttttcagttttataaaatatgcaagatcttgaaaaaaatgttttcctatttTGCAAGTTGCCATTTTTATTGAgtgattatcttttcatttttattgagtgattttttttctgataagatAAAGCTGTTTTTACCTCAGATTTCTTCCATGTGACCAAAGTGATGAAAGGATTTTTACATGCCACTCAATCATACACTATTTTGCATTCTGTAACTTCAAAATGAAACCTACCTTCTCTTGACAGGTAAACACTACACGTGAACAGTGGTGAAAGGGAACATTGATTACTGAAGTGCCCTGGAGAGGGAAAGCACTGGTCAACATCACATGGAcaaatttcattgttttctaaaGATGGCCTGGAAGTAGTCTTTGCCACTGCTTCCTCCACAAACAGCTCTTCATAACATGGGctgcatgaaatcaaagcaaacTTTCCCATTTCCTACCATATATGAAGGTGAGAAGCAGCATGAGAGTGAAGAACCCTTTATGCCAGAAGAGAGATGTCTACCTAGGATGCCTTCTCCAGTTAATGTCAAAGAGGAAGTGAAGGAACCTCCAGGGACCAATATTGTGATCTTGGAATATGCACACCGCCTGTCTCAGGATATCTTGTGTGATGCCTTGCAGCAATGGGCATGCAATAACATCAAGTACCATGACATTCCATACATTGAGAGTGAGGGGCCTTGAGGCTGTAGGATGACAACACTTTGACTGTGGAGGTGCTAGTTTGAATAAatgtgacaaaagcaaaaactggtgTGAAAAAGTACAAATAACTATCTGGATTTAAAAATGTGTCTACGATAATGTCACTAGTGTAAGAACAACTAGGATGAAATGCATTTTAAGTACTTCTATGTTAAATTTTAAGTACTTCTATGTTAACAGCAATTTCTCTCTGTTTAGTCTTAGATTTTAGTCATCTGAAGGGCTGAACAGAGGTCCTGTGACACCCAATAATCAGCTGAATGTCACAGCACTTCTTCCTAAGTAATGGCATCACCAAAGAAAATGCTAAGGAATAAAAACTGCCCCAAATTCCAATGGTTGAAGTTTGtcctttaaaataacaatttttgttaatttatacCCAAAAAAGTCCAGATATGAAAAGggcttttctaaaatttcttggCACGGGAATGGCACTCAAGTCATAGTGATTAACAGTAAGTCTTGTTTGTCAAGGATCTCTACTTCTTGACACAAATGAACCCTGTCTTtaataagatatttatttttgtagatgatGAGAAGTGTAACTACCACCTTGGACCTCAGGGCCCTAACTAATTACAGCTGTTACTGGACGACTCAGACTTTGTGCCTAAAGCCATCTTAGAGATAACAGTTTATAGAAGCCATGACATTAGTGTTTATTGCATTGAATTAAGCCCAGTGATATAACTATACAAGAAAACAAGTATGCGTACCTTTTATAAAGAGCAATccaataaatcttaaaaataacagaaagtcTGCAAGGTAGAAAGTTTCAGTTTTAATTGTGTATTAAGCTTTACTGTCTCAGAGGTACAGAGGGCTGGAATATGGgcatttatttccagttttttcttGACTAGTAAGGCGGTCGCCATTAAAATAGACCAGATAATGCATGAAGATTTACAGTTGTATTGCAAAACGGAAAAGATAAAACTGTCCTTTGAGGAGAGTACTCCTTTTCtgggtttttgttattttttagtgGTAACACAAGCCTATAGGGCATTTATAGCCACCTATTATACTGTTTCCATAAGCCTGGCTACACCTTTTAGGgaagctattttttcttttttactgtcacagcacatacacacacacctttttgttttaaaggatTAAGTACTGTTTGAAGATCAGTGGTAACAGAAAATTTGGGAGGGAGAACAAGAAATTAAGACATGACTTGTTGGAAAATTAAGACTTCAGTTTCTAGAATTATCTTTTCATCAAGATTTGGTAGACATTGAGTTTAAATGGAAAGGAAATTATTTAAGCCTGTGTATGTTAGATCCACAATACACCATTGGTATTGAaatataaaggttaaaaaaaaggcTTATGACCTCTTTAATGAGATAAATATGTATTTGTCTtgtaagcaggcagaaaatctaCCTCTAATTTTAACACTAATACTTTGAAACCCACAATCAAATAGAGTGAATTCTCCAAGTTACATAAGCAAGgaaaacattatttgaaatatGCCATATTTTAGTTGCCTTTGGACACCTCATCATTCAACTCTAATTTTACCGAGTCCCGGGATTTGTACTGTCCCATTGTACTTGCAATCTACAATTTATATAATAGAAAAACAACCAAACCCATTCATACAAGGATCTGAAGTTATAAGGTTAAGGGCAGAAAGTTTCCCATAAGTATAAAACATTTCCAGGTCATGAAGAGTAGTTTAGGTTGAGTGACAAAAGCCTAGGTGTGgttgtttttcattcattttgcatCTCACACCAAGACATTTTTGCCGCAAGGTCATCTGCtgcttaaaatgtacaattaggtATATAAAATAAGTACAATGGTGAAAACACAAAGCCAGGTAAAGCAGCATGCCCCACTAAATTTTTCAGTATACATAGGGACAGACAAGTGAGTTTTGGTTgtatctaaatattttaatttcaggtTCCTTCTGTGCCCTGGGCCACTATTTCCCAGGGGTGTTACAGAGATGCCTGCCAGATCCATATCAACTAGAAGTCTGATCTCTGTTGCTGCCCTTCCTCAGCAACTATGGCAGTATAGTTTTATCACCAAGCACCATTCCCTTGTCCCTGAATCACATTTTAATAGAGTACAATATCTTGTGTACAATATTTCTGAAACACTTATGTCTGAAATATATGCTGTATTATATGTTAACCCATGACATATATGAACTACAAGGCTTGCATAATCAGTGAGCTAGTGGATAAATCAAGACAGGAGcaaatgggagaaagatgaataaacaaatgaaaaaagatgaataaatgaataagagagatgaataaacaaatttacattacATGTGGTAGTTATCATGGTATAGGTTGGCCTTCATGACAAGATGGATGAGAATATCACTGATAGGATATTAGCCTTCTTTCATATCTTTATATTGAAATATGGGCTTTACTTCAATTTGAAGGTCTTTCATGAACAATAAAAGAGAGTAGAAGGACTGTCTGAGAAGGCAGGAGACATATAAAACAGATGACTGAAAGACTGACTAGCTCCTGGAAAGGGAAACATTTGGAACATCCAGAGTAAGGGCAAATGGGCTTCTACCAGCACAACAAAGAGCCTCCAGGTGGCAACATGGAAGCAGGTtatcagagaaaataaatgtgcaaattcCTTATTTACAATGACTCACTTAACCCCACAAACATATTTCACTGCTGCCTTCCCCAGTTGTCGCTTATGTACTGTTGTTACCTTTCAGTTACATGCCTTTGATCCTAAAATTCTCTACTTTTGTTGCCTTTTCAGTTCTTTGCAATCTGCCTGTGGTTATCAGCACTTAAAGCACAattttgaaggggaaaaaaatgataatcACCTTAGTCccaaagaaataatttctgtCAAACTGCCTTATTAgtattaaaaacagacacactgaATGAAGTAGCATGATATGCATATATCCTACTCAGTATCATTGGCCTTTTATCAAATGGGGAAACTATACTTTCGTATTACATAGTTTTAGAAATTGAAAGTTAGAGACTCTTTATAAGTAATGTCAAGgaacagtaatttaaaaacaaagttctAACAAATATATTGTTTGCTTAATCACAATGCCCTCATCTTGTATTTGAATGACTAAATAGGACATGTCTTCCTTGGAGCTGTGGGCATTAGTTCAGAAGCACTACCTGCATCTTAATTTTCAAAACTTAAGTTTTATTAGCAAATCCTCTTCTCTGTAAGACTTAGCTATGAAGTggtatattttttccaaatatttttctgaaaacatttgTTGTTGTAACTGCACAATAAAAGTCCAGTTGCAATTAACTAGTGTGAGTTCTTATTTAACTGAAGCAAATGCTTTCTGACAGTGTGTACTTTGAATTTTTTAACAATATAAAAGACAACATTTTCTGCATTGTTAACAAATATAGAGAACAAAAATCCATTTATACAAATAATTTCTTGGATCATTCAGGTCCAATTTAGGACCTTTAAGagtataaatgtaaatgtatcCGATATCATGGCATCTTTATTCCAGATCTGTTACTgaattatttgaaagaaaaatgcttCACGTAAAACAGATTAAGAACTGAGAAAACATAAAGCAATACCTTCTGGGCtgccatttcctcatctatgagaAGGGTGCAGGACATGATCTTTAATGTCTTTTTCAGTTCCGTTGGCTTTTTGTTCTTACAAACCTGAAGTTCACTTAGTTTCTAAAGAGTATGGGACGAAGGAGAAACTATAACAAGttacaaaaaatttattttgtttataaacaaaaattacaaacaaaaaattataaattttgtttgttaatttataaacttacctttaaaattaaacaaaaattcaaacaaaaaacaaaatcataaattttgtttactttgttaatttataaacttacctttagtttaaaaattattcttgccTAGAACTTTAAGGTTCTGAGTCTGGAATACCTTTTAGTTCTTTCATACCTTAAAAAGTACTTACTTCATTAACACTATCAATTATTGAATATATCTTTTGAGCAAAAGTCTTCTtgctttcaattaatttttttctcctgactTGAACCTTGTTTGTAAGGATAATTATCACACAAAAGTcttatgtaaattataaaaaaacAGAGTGTCTCTATCTAAGAGATTGGAGTTTCCTAATTTCTCATTCTACCAGATTAACAAATATCacaaataacaagaaaataatcCTTTCAGTTTCACCATGGGATGGTATTCTGATTATTTTAGGGAAGACCAAGTCTGAGTTAATACTGAAGAGGGACGTTAATAAAAATCTTTTCTCTCTGCCCAAGGTTTCTAATGTTTATAAAAGGAGCTCTTCTGCTACAGTAACTCAGTTACTTTAAAACACACTCATATATGGAGAAAATTCTATGAGGCATTAACACAGTATCCAAAACAAAAATTCTATGAGGCATTaacacagtaaccaaaacaattttcagggtctttattttttatattgtataccTAAGTTGATTTCATCAACATACAAGCCACTACCAAAAGCCAAACAAAGATCCCATTTCAATTAGATATACCACTCAAGAGAATCTCTAAAGATCTTCACATTTTTCCATCTTCTAAAACAAGGATTGACAAACTTTTTTCTGACAAAAACCAGACAGTAAATAATTAGGCTTTGTAGGCTTTACCATCTCTATTGCAACTACTCATTTCAAAGCAGCCACAGATAATATATAAACAGATGAGTACAGCTagttccaataaagctttatttgtgAATTCTGATAATTTTCACGTCATGAAATATtagtctttgatttcttttcccaaccatttaaaaatgcgGAAACCATTCTTAGCTTACAGGGTatataaaaacaggcagcaggctgaATTTGGCCCACATGCTGTAGATTGCCAACCCATGCTACAAAATATACCTTAAAAGCCTGTCACCTCAAAATTTCAAATCACTGCTTCCCAAAGACTTAAAGTGATTATTCAAATcttcctcagtaacttcttttagATCAGCTGGTTTCCATTTTGGACTCTGGTCTTTATCAATTAAAACTGTCAAGAGAAGATACAAATGTTAATACCATTATTTTTGTCTAATATTGCTAGATTTTACTTACTGAATTGACAGAAATTCTTATACTATACTAGGCACATTTTTCTATCATACTTTTTTCCTGcaaaatttttatatgtattctatttttcttttaaattaaatctcCAGGGATGGACAGCAATATACTTTTGATGACTGGGGTGGATATTTTCTAACTTCCTAAGCCTCATGTCTTAGCTTTAATAAAGCCTACTGAATTAATCCAGTGGTTTAAacattagaattctttttttcttcttgaaataaaATTGCCAGTGAAACCTCCACATTACAAAACAGGTAAAACCAGTGGTTTAAAGTAAAGgcaggggagggcagagggaccAGATGTGCCTTCTAACCTCCTCCACATTGAATTTTGGGAGGAAATTAATTGCTTAAGGTAGAGAAAAGGGGACTTCGTGCATAATTAAATGTGGATACTGTTGTTCTGCTGAATCCTCCAGTTCAGACAgctctggatttaaaaaaatcaggttaTCATGAAACCATCTAGTTCTCCTATTTCAGTGTAGTCATCACTCATCATAGCCACATAGTATCCCCACAGGATTATGAGGCAATCTGTAACTTCTCCTAAAAAAAAGGGGGAGGAATGTCCAGTATACTGTAGTTACACACACGTTATCATTTGGGAGACTGGGTGGAAGGTATGCAAGAtctctatattatttcttataacCGCATGAATCTACAATGATCTCCAAATTTTAAAGTTATGGTTCTGGCAGCAAATTTCAACCATGCTTAAAATGCACATAATTCTTGTGaagaatggaaatatttaaatatgcaaaCTATAGTGAACTAGAAAAACCTAATTTAGCATTTAAAGGCTAAAATAGTTAAAGAAGCAGTATGGCAACCAAGGAAGAAGACTGCCTTGGTAGGTGGAGGGAAGCTTTTACATACAATTAAATGCAGATACTGGaggtttgtttttaagatttaacTGCCTACTATGAGATTCTGGTATCAGATCAGTGGCAATATTAAACACTGATGTTCTGATCCCTACTATTTGAAAGTTTTATATTCCGTGGACAGTGTAAACAAAGAACAACCCTGGCACATTTTTTCCACAAGAATCTCTCTCACTCTAAGTCTTCTGGTCAATACTACCTGTCTCCTTGAGATCCCACTGAAGGACAACAGCAAAGAGACTATTAatcaaatttgttattttatttcaagcTAACAATTTTTTTACTAGAGTACATATAAGTTCGTGCCATGTAGGCAGCTCAGGTTTTGCAAGTCTCCTGAGATAGCCACTACATGGAGTTTGAGTGGGTATCCAGCTCCACTAAGatggtctttttttcttcttctataacCACAAAGTAGTAATTTGTTCTAGATGTTAACAGTAAGAATTTTTAACAACTGTTAAATTTGCTAACTTACTTTAACTTgctaatatgtttttattattagcaAACTGCAGCAAACATTTGACTATGTAAAGAACACAACAGTTTTCAATCTCAGAACAGACGCTGCTTTCTGAAAGAGGCAGCAATATACTTTCTCTTCATTAAAAAGTagcataggccaggcgcggtggctcaggcctataatcccagcactttgggaggctgaggtaggcggattacgaggtcaggagatcgagaccatcctggctaacactgtgaaaccccgtatctactaaaaatacaaaaaaattaggcgtggtggcaggcgcttttagtcccagctactcgggaggctgaggcaggagaatggtgtgaactcgggaggcggagtttgcagtgagccgagattttgccactgctctccagcctgggtgacagagtgagactccatctcaaaaaacaaaacaaaacaaaaaaaagtcgtATAATAAGCACTTCCTTTACGAATCAGAACTTTGATGCTGATTGGTTTCaacattttttcctcaaaataacaGTATTTATCTAAAAAcagtatctttctttttaaagggcTATTATAACATATAATGAATACTTTAACAATATAACCCTGTATGCTTACAGGTCCTCTAAAATCAGAGGTCTAGGCTGTAATCCACATGCAGCAAGAATCTGCAGAGAATTTGTGAGGAAAATGCCTATGTTACTTAGTTTCTACAAGACACACTGCCATCTCCTCTGATCAGCTCCATGTGCTGAATACTAAAAA
Protein-coding sequences here:
- the C11H2orf88 gene encoding small membrane A-kinase anchor protein; the protein is MGCMKSKQTFPFPTIYEGEKQHESEEPFMPEERCLPRMPSPVNVKEEVKEPPGTNIVILEYAHRLSQDILCDALQQWACNNIKYHDIPYIESEGP